Sequence from the Candidatus Methylacidiphilales bacterium genome:
TTTGCTTGTGTGTAAGCCTCTTCAAAGCCTTCTGGTATTTCGTATTGTTCAGTATGCATCACATGATCGTGAATATTTTCCACCTTTACTGGCCGAAATGTGCCGACGCCTATATGCAGAGTCACCGTTGCATAACGAAATTGACTCAACAACTCGGCTGTGAAATGGAGACCGGCTGTCGGGGCAGCTACTGAGCCGTCTCTGCGGGCATAGATTGTTTGGTATCGTTCGCGATCTTCGATTTTGCGTATTTGTTCCTGTAGTGCCGCGCGGCGTTTTAAAATATATGGCGGCAGCGGTGTGTCTCCTATATCCTCCGGATTAAATGATTCGCTGAAAAGCAAACGACGTCGGCCATCAGATAAAATCTCTGTCACCTTGGCTTCAATCCGGCCTCCTTGGTGGCGCCTAAATACTAGACTTCTTCCCAGTGCTAGTTTTTTAGCGGGCTGGGCAAGACAAATCCATTCCTGCGAAGATACGGCTTCTGTTAGCAGAAGTTGAATAGACCTATCCTCTGTTTCTAGATATGCCGGAATCACCCGGCTATCGTTCAAGACTAAGAGATCCTCTTGCGGATTCAGAATCTGAGGTAACTCATAAAAAAAACGATGTTCCCACCGACCTTCAGATGGCCTCAGAACCATCAATCGAGAGGCGTCGCGACGGCTAGTCGGATTGGTCGCAATCAGTTCCTCCGGCAGATCAAAATCGTAATCACTTAGGCGATGCATAATCTTTCCAAGTATTTATGGTAGTCGATAAAGACGATTTGGAAATGCACGTGGCGTCGCGCTTTTGAATGGGCAATTGCCAACCTGTTTCTTTGCAAGCTAGCCTAGCGACCGCAATGTCTCATCATGACCATCCATGGCGACAGGCTTTTCGTCTGAGTTTGAGCGCAGCAAAAGAAAACCTACTTCCTTGTCTCGGCGGGCAAACAATCATCGCGATTTTTGTTTTCGCATACTTTTTTTATCCACCGACTGTAACTCTCCTTGAAGCATTAGCTCATTTTAGAAGTGCGGGCGGTCTAGCTGCGTCTTTCGTTATGACCGGCTTTGCAGGTGGATTGCTGGCTGAGGTATTGAGAGTTTACACTCTTCAAAAAGGGAAGTGGAAACGCAAAAACGTATCTGATGCGCTTTTCCTTTTCGTTGTCATCGGTATTGGGGGCATGGGGGCAGATCGTCTTTACGCTATACAGAACGCACTTTTCGGGACAGAACCCGACCCT
This genomic interval carries:
- the queA gene encoding tRNA preQ1(34) S-adenosylmethionine ribosyltransferase-isomerase QueA, which codes for MHRLSDYDFDLPEELIATNPTSRRDASRLMVLRPSEGRWEHRFFYELPQILNPQEDLLVLNDSRVIPAYLETEDRSIQLLLTEAVSSQEWICLAQPAKKLALGRSLVFRRHQGGRIEAKVTEILSDGRRRLLFSESFNPEDIGDTPLPPYILKRRAALQEQIRKIEDRERYQTIYARRDGSVAAPTAGLHFTAELLSQFRYATVTLHIGVGTFRPVKVENIHDHVMHTEQYEIPEGFEEAYTQAKRVVAVGTTSMRVLESAPNLSPHKGSTSIFIKPGFEFKRVDALITNFHLPRSTLLMLVAAFAGYEFMRAAYNEAIRERYRFFSYGDAMLILP